The Candidatus Eremiobacteraceae bacterium genome includes the window GCCGGCCGCGAGTGGTCGAACCGGCGCGCCTGCAAACGGATTCGCACCGGATTGAGCGGCTGCATCTGCGCGGGTCCCGACACCGCCGGCGAGCGCAAGTGCGGCGATGACTGCCTGCGCGAATCGCATCGCGTGCGCCCGGGGAGTGTGGCTTTGATCACCGAATGCGCGCATCGTGGACCTCACCTTCACCCCTCACGCCCTTTCTTCCGCCGAGCGCCGCCGGATTCTCGCTTTTCGGCCATGGCGCACCGCCGAACGGCGCGTCGTCATCCGGGGTGTCGTCGGCCGGGCCGTGACCGCGTTGGAGCCCGCCGCGATCGGTGGCATACTGCTTTGGGTTGCCGTGGCACTCGCGCTTCGCGTGAGCATCGACGACGGGCAGCCGGTTCACACCGAATTGCCGATCGCCTTGATCTTCATCCCGGTCGCGGCTGCATTCTTCGTCTATGCCGCATGGCTCGTCAGCGAACCGCTGCGCGCGTTGCGACAGACATACGAGCCCATCTTCATCGTCGACGGTTATCTGCGCACTCGCGGGCCGGATGATTTCTCCGAGCGCGGCGACTGCGGGTACGTGGCTGCGATCACGGCGGACCGGCGTGTCGCAGGCGAGTGGACCGCCCGCGGGCCGGTCGAGTATCAACACACGCTTCGCGCCGCTCAGTTGGAGTTCACGGAGTACGGCGGCCTGCACGCGATCGATGGCCGGCCGACCGGGATATTGCCCACCGATTTTCCGGCGTTCGGTGTAGGCGCCAACCGGCCGCTGCGGTGAACCCGCGCGACACGAAGCCGCGGTCCCTACGGAAAGCTCCCCGATAGCGGCACCTTCGCGGAATCAACGGCGGGCCAGTGATGAAACTCCTTTGAGTTGAACGCTGAAATGCCGCCCATGAGGAATACGATCACAAGTCCGATCGCAAAGAAGACTTGAACCACCACGGGCATGCCGCGGCTCTGCGGAATGTCGGCGATGACGGCGTTCGAACGCATGGCCATTCTCCTACGCGATTCCCTGCAGCACGCGAGTGGCCACGAGTATGACGATGAAACAGCCTAGCGCCAGCAACGCGAGCATGACCTTCGTCACGTGATCGTCGAGGCCGCTTTTGGGCCACTCCAATCGCAACGACCAAAGCGCAGCTCCGCCCACCACGAGAGCTCCGATGAGCGCTATGAGGCGCTCGATGGCTGCGAGGTCCATATCCTTCCCCCTAGCGCCACACGTACAGGATGCTGAACAGCGCTACCCAGATGACGTCGACGAAGTGCCAGTACAGCGAAGCGGCGGTTAGACCGAAATAGCGCGCTTGCGTATAGGTGCCCGACAAAGTCTGATTGAGCACGACGACAAGGAAACACACGCCGATGAGCACGTGAAAGCCGTGGAGACCGGTGAGCGTGAAGAACGACGCGCCGTAGATGCTGCCGGCCCAGAGCGTGCTCTCATGGATGAGATTCGTGTATTCGATGGCTTGACCGCCCAAGAACATGGAGCCGAGCACGATCGTTCCGAGCAGCCACCAATAGAACTTCAGATGCTTGCCGTGCTTGAACGATTCCATGGCGAAGTGCATCGTGGCGCCGCTTCCGAACAGCACGATGGAGTTGACGCCGGCCATATAAAGATCCGCCGGCTTGACGCCCGGCGGGGGCCACACCGGCGCCGCGCTGCGCAGATAGAGATACGTGAAGATGAACGACGAGAAGATGATGCAGTCGCTGATCAGAAAAAGCAGAAAGCCGAGCAGGCGGTGATCCCGCTGTTCGGAGTATTGCGCGTCGTCCATCGTCAGGGCGTGGCTTGCCATCGTCGATGCGTCTTCCTTCGTCTAGTGAAGCGGCCTGGCGGTGAGGTATTCCGGCGGCACATCGCGATACGGCAACGGCTGGCCGTAGTCGTAGGGTCCGGCAAGCACGATCGGAATGCGGTCGAAGTTGTAGTACGGCGGCGGGGAGGGGATCATCCATTCGAGAGTGCGGGCACCCCAGGGGTTAGGCCCGGACGCTTCGCCGTTCATCGCGCTCTTGAGCGCGTTATACGCGAAGACGATGAACGACGCCCCAAGCACAAAGGCCGAGATCGAGATGAAGAGATTCGTCTCGCCGTAGATGGGATCGTATGTGGCGACCCGGCGCGGCATCCCGAACAGTCCGATCCAATGCATGGGCAAGAAGGTGGCGTTGAAGCTCACGAACATAAGCCAGAAATGCAGCTTCGCAAGGCGCTCGTCGAGCATGCGGCCCGTCATCTTCGGCCACCAGAAATACAACCCGGCGAAGATGCCGAAAATGCTGCCGCCGAACAGCACGTAGTGCAGGTGCGCCACCACGAAATACGTCGCGTGTTCGTGGATGTCCACGGGTACCGAGGCCAAGAAGATGCCGGTGATGCCGCCGAACGTGAACGTGGATAGGAATCCGAGCACGAACAGCAGCGGCGAGGCCAGCCGGATCTTCCCCGCCCACAGGGTTGCCACCCAGCTGAATACTTTGATGCCGGTGGGGACGGCGATCAGCATGGTGAGCGCCATGAACGGCAGCTGCACCCACTGCGCAAGACCGCTCGTGAACATGTGGTGCGCCCACACCATGAACGACATGAGCCCGATCGCCGTGGACGAGTAGGCGATGGCTTTATAGCCGAAGATGGGCCGTCGCGCAAACGTCGGGATGATCTCAGAGACGATGCCGAACGCCGGCAATATCATGATGTACACGGCCGGATGCGAGTAGAACCAGAAGACGTGCTGCCAGACCACTGGGCTCCCGCCGCGCGACGGATCGTAGAACGGCACGTTGAAGACGCGCTCGATGAAGAGCGCCGCGAGCGCCGCCGAGAGATTCGCGGTGGCGATGAACGAGAGAAATGCGGTGACCGCGGTGGCCCAGACGAAGAGCGGCATGCGCGTCCACGTCATGCCCGGCGCGCGCATCTTGATGATCGTGACCAAGAAGTTGATGCCGGTGATCGTGCTCGAGACGCCGATCAAAAAGATGGCGACGCACCACATGCTCGTCCCAGCCGGCTCTTGCAGGCTGATCGGCGGATATTCCGTCCAGCCCGCTTCCGGCGCGCCGAGCAAGAAGCTGCCGAACAGAAATATGCCCGCCGGCGGCAAGAGCCAGAAGCTGAACATGTTGAGCCACGGAAACGCGACGTCGCGCGCGCCGATCTGCAACGGCATGACGAGGTTGCCGAACGCACCCGTCAATACGGGAATGATCACGAGCCAGACCATCGCCGAGCCGTGCACGGTGTACGCTTCGTTGTAGGTGGTAACGCTTAAGACGTGATTGTTGGGTCCGGCGAGCTGCGCCCGCATGAGTTCGGCGAGCAGACCGGCAAGCACGAAGAACAGCCCCGTGGTGATGAAATATTGGACGGCGATCACTTTGTGATCGAAGCTGAAGACATATTTTTGGACGAACGTCTCGGGCGGCGGATGGATATGCCCGATGGGGGCGTGGGCTACGTCGGCGACTGCCATGTTCTTCTAGTTCGTCCTCTACTTGCGCAGCGTCTGCAGGTACGCGATGAGGTTTGCGATGTCGGCGGGGCTCAATCCGTTGGCCTGCATGTTGGGCATGGTACCCATGACACCCGAGTAGCCCTTCTCGAGAATCGCGGCCGCATCGGCGGGGTCGGCCTTCTTGCCGTCGACGAGCATCGGATGCTTCGGATCGTCGAAAAGATCGGCCAGACCCGGCCCCACTTTCTTCTGGTCGAACGGCGCGGCATTGTGGCACGTCGAGCACTTCTGCTGGAAGAGCGCTTGGCCGGCGGCCGCGTCACCGTGATTGAGCTGCACGGACGGGCCGGCCGATGCTGCCTGATGCTGTTGTTTGGAGAACCACGCGTCGAAATCCGACTGAGAGACCACGTGCACTTTGCCCCACATGTCGGAGTGGCCGAGACCGCAGAACTCGGTGCAGATTATCCTGTACGTCCCGACGACGTCCGGCGTGAAATGAATGGGCACGACCATGCCGGGAACCATGTCTTGTTTCACCCGGAACTCGGGGACCCAAAACGAGTGGATGACGGCGTCTTCTTCTTTGACCTCCGACGATGTGATGTCCATCGTCACCGGCACGTTGACCGGCAAGTAGAGGTCGTTGTACACCGACTGCTTCAAACCCGGATAGCGGAATTCGAAATCCCATTTGTGCCCGATGGCCTCCATCGTGACCGTCGAAGCTTGCGCCCCGTAGTACTCGGGCAGAACTCTGTAGCTGAGCAAACCGAGCGCGAGCATGAGCACCGCCGGGATGGCAGTCCACCACGCCTCAAGCGCGTGATGATCGTGTATCGGCGAGCCGACCGCTTCCATAGAATCGGCCGGGCGCTTGCGGTAACGAATGGCGAAATAGATCAGGAAGCCATTGACGTAGACGAGGATGGGCACGCTGAAGAACGACATGAACCGGAAGAGCCAGTCGATATCGCCGGCAGGCTGCGCGGCCTCCTTGAGAAAGTGGTCGATCGGAAAGACGACCACGCCCCACATGCCGAGCGCGCTGATGACGCCCATGACGATAACGGCTCTCCAAAAGCCGCTATCGATCCGGTAGTCGCCGGGTTCCTGGCTCAACGCTTTAGCGCTTTCTGCAAACTAGTTTGCTCTTGCCGAAATTACACGCCCGCGCGGACTCATCCTAGGCTTGCCCGCCGGCCACGCTGCGGAAATAGTCGCACTGCCGAAGGTGGGAATCGAACCCACATGAGGGGTTACCTCGCGCGATTTTGAGTCGCGTGCGTCTGCCAGTTCCGCCACTTCGGCCATGGATGACGGCGTGGTTTCGCACCACGACCTCAATCCCCTAGTGCATGTACTT containing:
- a CDS encoding cytochrome c oxidase subunit 3, with translation MASHALTMDDAQYSEQRDHRLLGFLLFLISDCIIFSSFIFTYLYLRSAAPVWPPPGVKPADLYMAGVNSIVLFGSGATMHFAMESFKHGKHLKFYWWLLGTIVLGSMFLGGQAIEYTNLIHESTLWAGSIYGASFFTLTGLHGFHVLIGVCFLVVVLNQTLSGTYTQARYFGLTAASLYWHFVDVIWVALFSILYVWR
- the ctaD gene encoding cytochrome c oxidase subunit I: MAVADVAHAPIGHIHPPPETFVQKYVFSFDHKVIAVQYFITTGLFFVLAGLLAELMRAQLAGPNNHVLSVTTYNEAYTVHGSAMVWLVIIPVLTGAFGNLVMPLQIGARDVAFPWLNMFSFWLLPPAGIFLFGSFLLGAPEAGWTEYPPISLQEPAGTSMWCVAIFLIGVSSTITGINFLVTIIKMRAPGMTWTRMPLFVWATAVTAFLSFIATANLSAALAALFIERVFNVPFYDPSRGGSPVVWQHVFWFYSHPAVYIMILPAFGIVSEIIPTFARRPIFGYKAIAYSSTAIGLMSFMVWAHHMFTSGLAQWVQLPFMALTMLIAVPTGIKVFSWVATLWAGKIRLASPLLFVLGFLSTFTFGGITGIFLASVPVDIHEHATYFVVAHLHYVLFGGSIFGIFAGLYFWWPKMTGRMLDERLAKLHFWLMFVSFNATFLPMHWIGLFGMPRRVATYDPIYGETNLFISISAFVLGASFIVFAYNALKSAMNGEASGPNPWGARTLEWMIPSPPPYYNFDRIPIVLAGPYDYGQPLPYRDVPPEYLTARPLH
- the coxB gene encoding cytochrome c oxidase subunit II; translation: MSQEPGDYRIDSGFWRAVIVMGVISALGMWGVVVFPIDHFLKEAAQPAGDIDWLFRFMSFFSVPILVYVNGFLIYFAIRYRKRPADSMEAVGSPIHDHHALEAWWTAIPAVLMLALGLLSYRVLPEYYGAQASTVTMEAIGHKWDFEFRYPGLKQSVYNDLYLPVNVPVTMDITSSEVKEEDAVIHSFWVPEFRVKQDMVPGMVVPIHFTPDVVGTYRIICTEFCGLGHSDMWGKVHVVSQSDFDAWFSKQQHQAASAGPSVQLNHGDAAAGQALFQQKCSTCHNAAPFDQKKVGPGLADLFDDPKHPMLVDGKKADPADAAAILEKGYSGVMGTMPNMQANGLSPADIANLIAYLQTLRK